A stretch of the Parus major isolate Abel chromosome 15, Parus_major1.1, whole genome shotgun sequence genome encodes the following:
- the RPH3A gene encoding rabphilin-3A: MTDAVLGGSSDRWMCPSDRTMSLRASSEKEQLPAGWAAQPERQRKGEELTDEEKEIINRVIARAEKMEEMEQERIGRLMTRLEDMRRSVLGDGVNRCILCGEQLGTRGSACVVCEDCKKNVCTKCGVQTTNNRPQAIWLCKICSEQREVWKRSGAWFFKGLPKQMLPQPMPISKKGPQTPSEPRPAEPPAPDPKLPSRAPTRGQADAEDTEGTDAAAAARGSRKAAEGRPGPCGSEDTAGDSDSRDLAAESGVSRSPGVKRTSSVQGQRPPPPASAAPAAGSGPAAAPAAPAAAAARPGGPSRFPERQASPPLGPPEPRGAGREERGGGFVPPGREDRPAWQPPAASQPPPAAAAPQRQQQREEEEEDANSYDSDEGTTLGALEFSLLYDQDNSSLHCTLIKAKGLKPMDSNGLADPYVKLHLLPGASKSNKLRTKTLRNTRNPVWNETLVYHGITDEDMQRKTLRISVCDEDKFGHNEFIGETRVALKKLKANQKKNFNICLERVIPTKRTGTTGASRGMALYEEEVDRGGDVEERGKILVSLMYSTQQGGLIVGIVRCVHLAAMDANGYSDPFVKLWLKPDMGKKAKHKTQIKKKTLNPEFNEEFFYDIKHSDLAKKSLDISVWDYDIGKSNDYIGGCQLGITAKGERLKHWYECLKNKDK; encoded by the exons ATGACCGACGCGGTGCTGGGCGGCTCCTCTGACCGGTGGATGTgccccagtgacaggaccaTGTCCCTCCGAGCCAG CAGTGAGAAGGAGCA GCTCCCGGCGGGATGGGCAGCGCAGCCCGAGCGGCAGCGCAAGGGCGAGGAGCTGACggatgaggagaaggaaatCATCAACCGGGTGATCGCCCGCGCCGAGAagatggaggagatggagcaggagcGCATCGG GCGCCTGATGACCCGGCTGGAGGACATGCGCCGCAGCGTGCTGGGGGACGGTGTCAACCGCTGCATCCTCTGcggggagcagctggggacgAGGGGCTCCGCCTGTGTCGTCTGCGAGGACTGCAAGAAG AATGTGTGCACCAAGTGCGGGGTGCAGACCACCAACAACCGGCCCCAGGCCATCTGGCTCTGCAAGATCTGCAGCGAGCAGCGGGAG GTGTGGAAACGCTCCGGTGCCTGGTTCTTCAAGGGTTTGCCCAAGCAGATGCTGCCGCAGCCGATGCCCATCAGCAAGAAGGGACCCCAAACCCCCAGCGAGCCCCGCCCGGCCGAGCCGCCCGCCCCGGACCCCAAACTCCCCTCCCGGGCACCCACCCGAG GCCAGGCGGATGCCGAGGACACCGAGG gcacCGACGCCGCAGCGGCCGCCCGGGGGAGCCGCAAGGCAGCCGAGGGCCGGCCGGGTCCGTGCGGCAGCGAGGACACCGCTGGGGACAGCGACAGCCGCGACCTGGCTGCCGAGAGCGGGGTCAGCAGGAGCCCCG GTGTGAAGAGAACCAGCTCGGTGCAGGGCCAGCGGCCGCCCCCGCCGGCcagcgccgctcccgccgcggGATCCGGCCCGGCAGCAGCGCCCGCAG CGCCGGCGGCCGCAGCGGCGAGGCCGGGGGGCCCCTCTCGCTTCCCGGAGAGACAAG CGAGCCCCCCCCTGGGACCCCCGGAGCCCCGAGGAGCCGGCAGGGAGGAGCGGGGAGGGGGCTTTGTCCCCCCCGGCAGGGAGGACAGGCCAGCCTGGCAGccccctgctgccagccagccccCGCCGGCAGCCGCGGCACCACAGCGGCAGCAGCAAcgcgaggaggaggaggaggatgccaACAGCTACGATTCGGATGAAGGCA CCACGCTGGGAGCTCTGGAGTTCAGCCTGCTCTATGACCAGGACAACAGCTCCCTGCACTGCACCCTCATCAAGGCCAAG GGCTTAAAACCAATGGATTCCAATGGCCTGGCTGATCCCTACGTGAAGCTGCAcctcctgcctggagccagcAAG TCGAATAAGCTGCGGACGAAGACGCTGCGCAACACCCGGAACCCGGTGTGGAACGAGACCCTGGTGTACCACGGCATCACTGACGAGGACATGCAGAGGAAAACCCTCAG gATCTCCGTGTGCGACGAGGACAAATTCGGCCACAACGAGTTTATCGGAGAAACCAGAGTTGCCTTGAAAAAACTCAAAGCCAACCAGAAGAAGAACTTCAACATCTGCCTGGAGAGAGTAATACCA ACGAAGCGCACCGGAACGACCGGCGCATCCCGTGGGATGGCTCTGTACGAAGAGGAG GTGGATCGCGGTGGGGACGTGGAGGAGCGCGGGAAGATCCTGGTGTCCCTCATGTACAGCACCCAGCAGGGCGGGCTCATCGTGGGCATCGTGCGCTGCGTGCACCTGGCGGCCATGGACGCCAACGGATACTCGGATCCCTTCGTCAAGCT TTGGCTGAAACCTGACATGGGCAAAAAGGCCAAGCACAAGACGCAGATTAAGAAGAAAACGTTGAATCCTGAGTTTAACGAG GAGTTCTTCTATGACATCAAACACAGCGACCTGGCCAAGAAATCCCTGGACATTTCCGTCTGGGATTACGACATCGGAAAATCCAACGACTACATCG gcGGTTGCCAGCTGGGGATCACGGCCAAGGGCGAGCGCTTGAAACACTGGTACGAGTGTTTGAAGAACAAGGACAAGTAG